From the genome of Rhizobacter sp. AJA081-3:
TACAGGCACACCGCCGCCGCCGCGGCGACGTTCAGCGACTCCTCGCCGCCCGGTTGCGGGATCCGCAGCGCCATTGCGCATTGCCGCTGCAGTGCCGCCGAAACGCCCTGCCCTTCGTGGCCGAGAACCCATCCGCAAGGCCACGGCAGATCGACCTCGTGAAGCGCCTGCGCGGCGTGCGAACTGGTGCCCAGCAGCGGCACGCGCAGGGTGGCCATGGCCGCGGCTTCGAGCCCCTCGACCAGGCGCAGCGCGAAATGCGCGCCCATGCCGGCACGCAGCACCTTGGGCGACCACAGCGCCGCCGTGCCCTTGAGCGCCAGCACCTGCGTGAAGCCGAAGGCCGAGGCGCTGCGCAGGATGGCACCGACGTTGCCGGCGTCCTGCAGCCGGTCGAGCACCACCGAAGGCTGGTCGGGGGCGAGCGCCGGCGCCGTCGGCGTGGTGACGACGAAGCCGATCTCCGGCGGCGACTCCAGGGCGCTCAGCCCCGCCATCAGTTCCGGCGGCACGATCGCCACCGCCGCCGCCTGGCCTGCCAGGGCACGCAGTGCCGGCTGCTCCCAACCGGTCGTGCTGACGATGGCCTGCACCGCCCGGCCGCCGCGCTGCGCGAACGCCGAACACAGGTGATCGCCCTCCAGCCACACCTCGCCAAGCTTGCGGTAGGCACCGGGGTCGGCGCCGAGCTTGCGCACCCGCACCAGCAGCGGGTTGTCGCGCGAACTGAGGTGGCGGGCGTCGGCCATGGCCTCAGCCCTCGAGCAGGTCGCGCACCGGTCCGAACGTGCGCCGGTGCTGCGGGCAGGCGCCGTGCGCGCGCAGCGCCGCCAGGTGTTCGGGCGTCGGGTAGCCCTTGTGGCCGTCGAAGCCGTACTCCGGATGCTGCGCATGCAGTTCGAGGCACAGCCGGTCGCGGTGCACCTTGGCGAGGATGGAGGCGGCGGAGATCGCCTTCACCTTCGCATCGCCCTTCACGATGGCCTCGGCCGGGATCTTCAGCACCGGGATGCGGTTGCCGTCCACCAGCACCTTGGCGGGCTTCAGGCGCAGGCCCTCGACCGCGCGGCGCATCGCCAGCATGGTGGCCTGCAGGATATTCAGCTCGTCGATCTCGGCCGCGCTGGCCTCGGCGATGCAGCAGCACAGCGCCTTGGCGCGGATCTCGTCGAAGAGGCGCTCGCGCCTGAGCGCGCTGATCGCCTTCGAATCGGCCAGTCCCTTGATGGGCTTCAGGTCATCGAGGATCACCGCTGCGGCCACCACCGGCCCGGCCAGCGGTCCGCGGCCGGCTTCGTCCACGCCGGCCACCAGGCCGGGCACGTCGAAGCTCAGGCCGAGCTGCTCAGCGCGCAAGAATCTTCTCGATCGCATCGGTGGCGGCGCGCGCGGTGTCGCGGCGGAGCTCCAGGTGCAGCGCCTGGAAGCGCTTCTCCAGCGCGGCGCAACGCTGCGGGTCGTCGAGCCAGGCGATGGCCGCATGCGCCAGCCGTTCGGGCGTGGCATCGCCCTGGATCAGCTCGGGCACGGCGAAGTCGCGCAGCAGGATGTTGGGCAGGCCCACCCAGGGCTGGTACTTCATGCGCTTCATCATCTGCCAGCTCAGCGCATGCATGGCGTAGGCGATCACCATCGGGCGCTTGAAGAGCGCCGCCTCCAGCGTGGCCGTGCCACTGGCGACAAGCGTCACGTCGCAGGCAGCCAGGGCCTCGTGCGAGTGGCCGTCGAGCAGTTCCACCCTCACGCGGTCGGCGTGCAGCTTGCGCAGCGGCTCGACCAGATGGCGCAAGCCCGGCACCACCGGCAGGATGAAGCGCAGACCGGGGCGCAAGGCCGCCATCTCGGCCGCGGCACCGAACAGGCGCGGCGCAATGTACTGGATCTCCGAACGGCGGCTGCCGGGCAGCAGCGCCACCACGGTCTCGTCGCCGATACCCAGCGCCGCACGGCTGGCCGCGCGCGGCACCTCCAGCGGGATCGCGTCGGCCAGCGGGTGGCCCACGTAGACCGCCTCGATGCCCTGCTTCGCGTAGATCTCCGGCTCGAACGGAAAGATGCACAACACGGCGTCGACCGCGTTGCGGATCTTCTCGATGCGCTTGCCGCGCCAGGCCCAGATCGACGGGCTGACGAAGTGCACGGTGCGGATGCCGGCGGCCTTCAGGCGGGTTTCGAGGTCGAGGTTGAAGTCGGGCGCGTCGACACCGATGAACAGATCCGGCTTCGCCGCCAGGATGCGTTCGGCGAGCTGGTTGCGGATGCCGACCAGCTCGCGGTAGTGGCTGAGCACCTCGACATAGCCGCGTACCGCCAGCTTGTCGTGCGGCCACCAGGCCTCGAAGCCCTGCGCGGCCATCTTTGGCCCGCCGATGCCCTGGGCCACCAGTCCGGGCCAGCGCGCACGCAGGCCGCCGAGCAGCAGGCCGGCGAGCAGGTCGCCCGAGGCCTCGCCCGCGACCATCGCGAAGCGCGGAGCGGCCGCGTCCATGCGGATCAGCGCGCGATGCCGCGCGTCGCGCCCGCGAGGAAGGCGCTCATCAGCGCCACGTCGCCTGCGGCATGCGGCTCTTCGCGGCCCAGCGCCTCGATCGCCTCGCGGGCCTGCTCGAAAGTCTTGCCCTCGCGGTACAGCAGCTTGTGCATCTGCTTGACCGCGGCGATGCGCGGCGCATCGAAACCACGCCGGCGCAGGCCCTCGATGTTGAAGCCGCGCACGGCCAGCGGGTTGCCGTCGACCAGCATGTAGGGCGGTACGTCCTGCGACACCGCGCTGCCGAAGCCGACCATCACGTGCGCGCCGATCTTGACGAACTGGTGGATGCCGGTCAGCCCGCCCACCGTGACCCAGTCGCCCAGGTGCACATGACCGCCCAGCGTGGTGTTGTTGGCCAGCGTGGTGCGGTCGGCGACCTGGCAGTCGTGCGCGATGTGCACGTAGGCCATGATCCAGTTGTCGTTGCCGATGCGC
Proteins encoded in this window:
- the rnhB gene encoding ribonuclease HII translates to MRSRRFLRAEQLGLSFDVPGLVAGVDEAGRGPLAGPVVAAAVILDDLKPIKGLADSKAISALRRERLFDEIRAKALCCCIAEASAAEIDELNILQATMLAMRRAVEGLRLKPAKVLVDGNRIPVLKIPAEAIVKGDAKVKAISAASILAKVHRDRLCLELHAQHPEYGFDGHKGYPTPEHLAALRAHGACPQHRRTFGPVRDLLEG
- the lpxA gene encoding acyl-ACP--UDP-N-acetylglucosamine O-acyltransferase; this encodes MASIHPTAIVESGAQLGENVTIGAYTVVRSQVRIGEGTTIGPHCVIEGRTTIGRDNRIFQFNSIGAVPQDKKYAGEPTELHIGDRNMVREFCTFNLGTAQDAGVTRIGNDNWIMAYVHIAHDCQVADRTTLANNTTLGGHVHLGDWVTVGGLTGIHQFVKIGAHVMVGFGSAVSQDVPPYMLVDGNPLAVRGFNIEGLRRRGFDAPRIAAVKQMHKLLYREGKTFEQAREAIEALGREEPHAAGDVALMSAFLAGATRGIAR
- a CDS encoding RNA methyltransferase; the encoded protein is MADARHLSSRDNPLLVRVRKLGADPGAYRKLGEVWLEGDHLCSAFAQRGGRAVQAIVSTTGWEQPALRALAGQAAAVAIVPPELMAGLSALESPPEIGFVVTTPTAPALAPDQPSVVLDRLQDAGNVGAILRSASAFGFTQVLALKGTAALWSPKVLRAGMGAHFALRLVEGLEAAAMATLRVPLLGTSSHAAQALHEVDLPWPCGWVLGHEGQGVSAALQRQCAMALRIPQPGGEESLNVAAAAAVCLYESARQRAR
- the lpxB gene encoding lipid-A-disaccharide synthase — encoded protein: MDAAAPRFAMVAGEASGDLLAGLLLGGLRARWPGLVAQGIGGPKMAAQGFEAWWPHDKLAVRGYVEVLSHYRELVGIRNQLAERILAAKPDLFIGVDAPDFNLDLETRLKAAGIRTVHFVSPSIWAWRGKRIEKIRNAVDAVLCIFPFEPEIYAKQGIEAVYVGHPLADAIPLEVPRAASRAALGIGDETVVALLPGSRRSEIQYIAPRLFGAAAEMAALRPGLRFILPVVPGLRHLVEPLRKLHADRVRVELLDGHSHEALAACDVTLVASGTATLEAALFKRPMVIAYAMHALSWQMMKRMKYQPWVGLPNILLRDFAVPELIQGDATPERLAHAAIAWLDDPQRCAALEKRFQALHLELRRDTARAATDAIEKILAR